The following proteins come from a genomic window of Rhodospirillaceae bacterium:
- a CDS encoding acetolactate synthase small subunit, producing the protein MSGVERHTIACIVDDESGALARVVGLFSGRGYNIESLTVAVVNSKKQLSRITLVTSGTQMVIEQIKAQLGRLVPIHRVIDLTDEGPHVERELALLKVLGVGEKRVEALRIADIFRARAVDSTSESFVFELTGTTGKVDAFIELMEPLGLIEIARTGVVGIARGASSHDIGN; encoded by the coding sequence TTGAGCGGAGTTGAACGTCATACTATTGCGTGCATTGTAGATGATGAGTCGGGTGCTTTAGCGCGTGTGGTTGGTCTTTTCTCCGGCCGTGGATATAATATTGAGAGTTTGACGGTTGCTGTGGTCAATTCCAAGAAACAGCTTTCCCGTATTACTTTGGTGACAAGTGGAACACAAATGGTTATTGAGCAAATTAAGGCTCAACTAGGCCGTTTAGTTCCAATCCATCGGGTAATTGATCTTACTGATGAGGGTCCACACGTTGAGCGAGAATTGGCCTTGTTGAAGGTTTTGGGGGTAGGTGAGAAGCGTGTAGAGGCGCTTCGAATTGCAGATATTTTTCGGGCACGGGCGGTTGATAGCACTAGTGAGTCTTTTGTTTTCGAGCTGACTGGGACGACTGGGAAAGTGGATGCGTTTATTGAACTTATGGAACCCCTGGGACTGATCGAAATTGCTCGCACTGGGGTGGTAGGTATAGCACGCGGGGCCTCCTCGCACGATATTGGGAATTAA
- a CDS encoding serine protease produces MAGITGNVKPSVIGVFILSLFPIKLVGSRIVLVASCTLLAASQLAWSTDVMPPDFADLSEELLPAVVNVATAQQVQHPQAAPQFPPGSPFEEFFEEYFDQDGKQPLERGAKPRATSLGSGFVISPDGYIVTNNHVIAGADEVVVTFSDNVTLKAEVIGRDPKTDLAVLKVEPEEPLVHVNWGDSETARVGNWVIAIGNPFGLGNTVTAGIISARARDINAGPFDDFLQTDASINRGNSGGPLFNMEGLVIGINTAIYSPSGGSVGIGFSVPSNLARNVIHQLREYGETRRGWLGVRIQTVTEDLAESLNLEDTGGALVASVSPDSPASEAGLQVGDVILSFDDKAVGAMRRLPRIVAETQIDKPVKVEVWRDGERVMLDVVVGRLDEGXPQVTAAPKNSGDPVIEELSRLGLTISSLTAEVRNQFNLDQDIQGVMVVRVDGSGPAAEKGIRPGDLIIEIAQRKVTSPGELLSAIEXERAQGKGTVLLLVDRQGDLQFVAVRISSE; encoded by the coding sequence ATGGCGGGTATAACTGGAAATGTGAAACCAAGTGTGATCGGGGTGTTTATCCTATCTCTCTTTCCTATAAAATTAGTTGGATCACGTATTGTGCTGGTTGCCTCGTGTACATTGTTGGCTGCTTCTCAGTTGGCTTGGTCAACAGACGTGATGCCTCCGGATTTTGCGGATTTGTCCGAAGAGCTCCTGCCAGCTGTTGTTAACGTGGCAACNGCGCAGCAGGTTCAGCATCCACAAGCGGCTCCGCAGTTTCCTCCTGGATCCCCGTTTGAGGAATTTTTTGAGGAATATTTTGACCAAGATGGAAAACAACCACTGGAAAGAGGCGCTAAACCCAGGGCTACATCCCTGGGGTCTGGCTTTGTTATTAGTCCGGACGGATACATTGTAACCAATAATCATGTTATAGCGGGTGCGGATGAAGTAGTGGTGACCTTTTCGGACAATGTAACGCTCAAGGCTGAAGTCATTGGGCGCGATCCAAAGACCGATCTAGCTGTCTTAAAGGTTGAACCCGAGGAACCTCTAGTTCACGTGAATTGGGGAGATTCAGAGACGGCGCGTGTTGGTAACTGGGTTATCGCTATTGGGAATCCTTTTGGGCTTGGGAATACCGTTACTGCTGGAATTATTTCGGCCCGCGCACGTGACATAAACGCAGGGCCGTTTGATGATTTCCTCCAGACTGATGCCTCCATAAATCGTGGGAACTCTGGGGGACCACTTTTTAATATGGAAGGGCTGGTGATTGGAATTAACACAGCTATTTATTCTCCATCGGGGGGAAGTGTGGGAATTGGGTTTTCTGTTCCTTCCAATCTGGCACGTAACGTCATACACCAACTTCGGGAATATGGGGAGACGCGCCGCGGGTGGCTGGGTGTTCGTATTCAGACCGTGACAGAAGATCTAGCGGAAAGCTTAAATTTAGAGGATACAGGTGGCGCTCTAGTTGCCAGTGTGTCCCCAGATAGCCCCGCTAGTGAGGCTGGTCTCCAGGTTGGCGATGTTATTTTATCTTTTGACGACAAGGCAGTAGGTGCCATGAGGCGACTACCTCGTATTGTAGCGGAAACCCAAATCGATAAACCAGTGAAGGTGGAAGTTTGGCGAGATGGTGAAAGGGTCATGCTCGATGTAGTGGTTGGTAGGCTAGATGAGGGTCANCCGCAGGTGACGGCCGCCCCTAAAAACTCTGGGGACCCGGTAATCGAAGAACTTTCTAGACTCGGATTAACGATATCTAGCCTTACAGCAGAGGTTCGCAACCAGTTCAACTTAGATCAGGATATTCAAGGCGTAATGGTCGTCCGGGTGGACGGGTCCGGTCCGGCTGCTGAGAAGGGTATCCGGCCTGGGGATTTAATAATCGAGATCGCTCAGCGTAAGGTCACCTCTCCAGGAGAATTGTTGTCTGCCATTGAANCTGAGCGGGCGCAAGGCAAGGGTACCGTGCTTCTCCTTGTTGATCGGCAAGGAGATCTTCAGTTTGTGGCGGTCCGAATCTCTTCCGAATGA
- the hflK gene encoding FtsH protease activity modulator HflK: protein MPWTNQGGGGPWGPRGGNGSGGDNGSGNWGSGGSGGGSQGPDVEELLRRSQDKLRGLLPGNLGGRGFALIIVLVIAVWMGSGFYIIQPXEQGVVLRFGEYSQTSXPGLNYHFPYPVETVRKIPVLTVRRVEIGFRSAPTSSRGVPGRNFDDESLMLTGDENIIDVNFVVQWEVKDAGAFAFNIRNPSQTVKDATESSMREVIGTSDLESALSEDRQEVEQRTQTLLQKILDDYGSGIRVREVLLQXADPPPAVIESYRDVQRAKADQERLINEADAFKNRVVPEARGQAAQIRAEAQAYKEQVVARAEGAAQRFVAVYEEYRDAKVVTKQRIYLETMEKVLQDMNKVVIDSGQGGTGVVPYLPLPELQKRAGSSSSASSGDQQ from the coding sequence ATGCCGTGGACCAATCAAGGTGGTGGCGGACCCTGGGGCCCGAGGGGCGGTAACGGGTCTGGAGGTGACAACGGGTCTGGTAACTGGGGATCGGGCGGCTCAGGTGGTGGGTCGCAGGGTCCTGATGTAGAGGAGTTGTTGCGTCGCAGTCAGGATAAATTGCGAGGCCTGTTGCCAGGCAATCTGGGCGGCCGTGGGTTTGCGTTAATTATTGTTCTTGTCATAGCTGTCTGGATGGGTTCGGGTTTTTATATTATTCAACCAGANGAGCAGGGGGTTGTATTAAGATTTGGCGAGTACAGTCAAACTAGTNANCCTGGCTTAAATTACCATTTCCCCTATCCAGTTGAGACGGTAAGGAAAATTCCTGTGCTAACTGTTCGGAGGGTGGAGATAGGCTTTCGGAGCGCTCCCACTAGCTCTCGTGGCGTGCCGGGGAGAAACTTTGACGATGAAAGTCTAATGCTTACCGGCGATGAAAACATAATCGACGTCAATTTTGTGGTCCAATGGGAGGTCAAAGATGCTGGCGCATTTGCTTTCAATATTAGAAATCCATCTCAGACGGTAAAAGATGCTACAGAGAGTTCAATGCGAGAAGTCATAGGGACCTCAGACCTTGAATCGGCCCTTTCTGAGGACCGCCAGGAAGTGGAACAGCGAACCCAAACCCTTCTGCAAAAGATTTTAGATGATTATGGATCAGGCATTCGCGTAAGGGAGGTGCTTTTGCAAAGNGCTGACCCACCACCGGCAGTGATCGAGTCCTATCGGGATGTTCAGCGGGCTAAGGCTGACCAAGAACGTTTAATAAACGAGGCCGATGCCTTTAAAAATCGGGTGGTGCCAGAGGCCCGTGGGCAAGCAGCCCAGATACGTGCAGAGGCGCAGGCTTACAAGGAACAGGTTGTGGCAAGGGCGGAAGGTGCGGCTCAGCGGTTTGTGGCGGTTTACGAGGAGTATCGTGATGCCAAAGTTGTTACCAAGCAAAGAATTTATCTGGAGACCATGGAAAAAGTCCTTCAGGATATGAATAAGGTTGTGATCGATAGTGGTCAGGGTGGGACAGGGGTAGTCCCCTACCTGCCGCTTCCGGAATTACAGAAACGTGCTGGCTCGTCCAGTTCGGCATCATCGGGAGATCAGCAATGA
- a CDS encoding protease modulator HflC, with protein sequence MKKNMGLIAVVLGGVAVVITLSAAFIVDQTEQALVLQFGEPRRVIQEPGLNFKTPFIQQVVRXDKRLLDFDNAPEEVIASDQKRLVVDAFVRYHITDPLKFYQTLXSERALRQRLGSVVNSTLREVLGSVPLNQVVSEKRXALMLEIRDDVRTKADGFGIRVEDVRIKRADLPPQNSEAIYRRMQTQRQQEAAELRAQGSEEAQKIRAEANRLKVVIVAEAEKEAEIERGNGEGEMTRIFAEAFGRDAEFFSFYRSMQAYEAALGTDDTTMVLSPDSDFFKYFGSLSAQQPLE encoded by the coding sequence ATGAAGAAAAATATGGGGCTAATTGCTGTTGTGTTGGGAGGTGTGGCCGTCGTTATTACTCTGAGTGCAGCCTTCATAGTCGATCAAACGGAACAAGCTCTGGTTCTTCAGTTCGGGGAACCGAGGAGAGTAATTCAAGAACCAGGATTAAATTTCAAGACGCCATTTATTCAGCAGGTGGTGCGCTTNGATAAACGTCTTCTGGACTTCGATAATGCCCCTGAGGAGGTCATTGCCTCGGACCAGAAACGTTTGGTGGTGGATGCGTTTGTGAGGTATCACATTACAGATCCGTTGAAATTCTACCAAACGCTGNGGTCTGAAAGAGCTTTGCGCCAGAGACTCGGGTCAGTCGTTAACTCAACCCTGCGTGAAGTATTGGGATCCGTCCCCCTTAACCAGGTTGTATCGGAGAAACGTNGAGCCCTAATGTTGGAAATACGAGATGATGTGAGAACAAAGGCGGATGGGTTTGGTATCCGTGTTGAGGATGTGAGAATCAAACGAGCAGACCTTCCACCTCAAAATTCAGAAGCTATCTATCGTCGTATGCAGACGCAACGTCAGCAAGAGGCTGCAGAACTTAGGGCACAGGGTAGTGAAGAGGCGCAGAAAATCAGAGCGGAGGCTAACCGACTAAAAGTTGTTATAGTGGCCGAGGCGGAAAAGGAGGCGGAGATCGAGAGAGGTAATGGAGAGGGTGAGATGACCAGAATTTTTGCTGAGGCTTTTGGGCGTGACGCCGAATTCTTCTCCTTTTATCGTTCAATGCAGGCCTATGAAGCTGCTCTCGGCACTGATGATACAACCATGGTCCTGTCGCCTGACAGTGATTTTTTCAAGTATTTTGGTTCCCTATCTGCTCAGCAACCATTGGAGTGA
- the ilvB gene encoding acetolactate synthase, large subunit, biosynthetic type, which produces MQLTGSEIIVKTLVDRGADTIFGYPGGAVLPIYDAIFKQNELRHILVRHEQAAVHAAEGYARSTGKVGVVLVTSGPGATNAVTGLTDALMDSIPIVCLTGQVPTHLIGNDAFQEADTVGITRPCTKHNYLVKSVDDLSKTITEAFYVAASGRPGPVVVDLPKDVVNSLAEYEKNEGVGRKSYNPVSKIDQKLVNSAVTLLAESERPIVYAGGGVINSGVEATALLTKFAKITGVPVTNTLMGLGAYPGNDHQFVGMLGMHGTFEANMAMXECDVMFAVGARFDDRVTGRLEDFAPRAKIIHIDIDRSSINKNVAVDIALVGDAGVILNSLLKTWEKRKCEMRKERLSQWWXEIESWRAKDCLKYSDSSVNIKPQFAIERLHAHTKDRDVFFTTEVGQHQMWAAQYLKFDEPNRWMTSGGLGTMGYGFPAATGVQIAHPKSLVIDVAGEASFLMNMQELSTIRQYRLPVKVFVLNNEYMGMVRQWQEFFHGGRYAESYTDSLPDFVALAGAYGIKGLRATKRSEVDGVIEEMISHDGPVLADIVVEKMENVXPMIPAGAGHHEMKLGADDNVAPQTKEGAALV; this is translated from the coding sequence ATGCAGTTAACAGGAAGCGAAATTATAGTAAAAACCCTTGTAGACCGGGGCGCAGATACCATTTTTGGGTATCCTGGGGGCGCAGTGTTGCCCATCTATGATGCTATTTTTAAGCAAAATGAGTTGCGACATATTCTTGTTCGTCACGAGCAAGCAGCCGTCCATGCTGCTGAAGGTTATGCTCGATCTACAGGAAAAGTAGGAGTGGTGTTAGTTACTTCTGGTCCGGGTGCCACCAACGCCGTCACTGGGTTAACTGATGCTCTGATGGACTCGATACCCATTGTTTGTTTAACTGGCCAAGTGCCTACCCATCTCATCGGTAACGATGCCTTTCAAGAGGCAGACACCGTCGGTATTACTCGTCCATGTACGAAGCACAACTATCTAGTTAAATCGGTAGATGATCTGTCGAAGACTATTACTGAAGCATTCTATGTGGCTGCTTCCGGTCGCCCGGGTCCAGTGGTTGTGGATTTGCCTAAGGATGTCGTGAACTCTCTGGCTGAGTACGAAAAGAATGAGGGTGTCGGAAGGAAAAGTTATAACCCTGTATCTAAAATAGATCAAAAATTAGTTAATTCGGCAGTTACTCTTCTGGCAGAATCNGAACGGCCAATAGTGTATGCAGGGGGTGGCGTAATTAACTCTGGGGTAGAGGCCACGGCGCTATTGACTAAATTTGCCAAAATAACTGGGGTTCCAGTGACTAATACCCTTATGGGTCTAGGTGCCTATCCAGGAAATGACCACCAATTTGTTGGTATGCTGGGCATGCACGGAACTTTTGAGGCCAATATGGCAATGCANGAATGTGACGTAATGTTTGCTGTTGGTGCTCGCTTTGATGACAGGGTAACTGGTCGTCTAGAGGATTTTGCGCCGCGTGCAAAGATAATCCACATTGATATAGATAGATCTTCCATTAACAAGAACGTNGCCGTTGATATAGCGTTGGTGGGCGATGCGGGTGTCATTTTGAATTCTTTGCTTAAAACCTGGGAAAAGCGAAAATGTGAAATGCGAAAGGAGCGGTTAAGTCAGTGGTGGNATGAAATTGAAAGCTGGAGAGCAAAAGACTGTCTAAAGTACTCTGACAGCTCCGTTAATATAAAGCCGCAGTTTGCTATTGAGAGATTGCATGCGCATACCAAAGATCGGGATGTTTTTTTCACTACAGAGGTTGGTCAGCATCAGATGTGGGCTGCGCAATATCTGAAATTTGATGAGCCCAATCGGTGGATGACTTCAGGTGGATTGGGGACTATGGGCTATGGATTTCCAGCGGCTACCGGGGTTCAGATTGCCCATCCTAAATCCTTAGTTATAGATGTGGCTGGTGAAGCATCATTCTTAATGAATATGCAAGAGTTGTCTACTATCAGGCAATATAGGCTTCCTGTTAAGGTATTTGTGTTAAATAACGAGTATATGGGCATGGTTCGGCAATGGCAGGAATTCTTTCATGGTGGTAGATATGCAGAGAGCTATACCGACTCGCTTCCAGATTTTGTTGCTTTAGCTGGGGCTTATGGCATCAAGGGGTTAAGAGCAACAAAACGAAGTGAGGTGGATGGGGTTATAGAAGAGATGATCAGCCATGATGGGCCGGTTCTAGCGGATATCGTAGTCGAAAAGATGGAGAATGTTTANCCGATGATTCCAGCTGGAGCAGGTCACCATGAAATGAAATTGGGTGCTGACGATAATGTTGCTCCTCAAACTAAAGAGGGTGCAGCTTTAGTATAG
- a CDS encoding 2-isopropylmalate synthase produces MSGIRKGAAPENGSSNEVGVDLEQVVIFDTTMRDGEQSPGASMTLDEKLEIAILLEEMGVDVIEAGFAIASKGDFEAINEVSKVVKNSVVGSLARSGIADIDRAHEALTHARRRRIHTFIATSEMHMRHKLQMEPEDVHQAVADSVRRARNYCDDVEWSPEDATRTDHDFLCRTVETAISCGARTINIPDTVGYTMPDEFTALVSMLRNRVPNIDKAILSVHCHNDLGMAVANSLAAVKAGARQIECTINGLGERAGNAAMEEIVMALSTRNDLLPYSTNIQTENIMKASRLVSAVTGFVVQPNKAVVGANAFAHEAGIHQDGMLKHTGTYEIMTPESVGLSKSSLVMGKHSGRHAFKKKLGELGYELGDNALNDSFARFKNLADKKKEIFDEDLIALVDDAVARRNERIRVNRLHLSCGTETRPKAELELEIDGVSASTNAEGDGPVDAVFKCIGQLFPHQAQLQLFQIQAVTEGTDAQAEVVVRLEENGRSVNGHGADTDTMVASARAYVNALNKLLVKRGKSAPAALSA; encoded by the coding sequence ATGAGTGGTATTCGAAAGGGCGCTGCCCCTGAAAATGGATCTTCCAATGAGGTAGGAGTGGATTTGGAGCAGGTGGTCATTTTTGATACCACTATGCGGGATGGTGAGCAATCTCCTGGTGCCTCAATGACCCTCGATGAAAAACTTGAAATAGCGATTCTTCTTGAGGAAATGGGAGTGGATGTTATTGAGGCAGGCTTTGCCATAGCTTCGAAAGGTGATTTTGAGGCAATCAACGAGGTTTCCAAGGTTGTAAAAAACTCAGTGGTAGGGAGTTTAGCGCGTTCTGGAATTGCTGATATAGATCGCGCCCACGAGGCATTGACCCACGCTAGGCGTAGGAGGATACATACTTTTATCGCTACGAGCGAAATGCACATGCGCCACAAATTACAAATGGAACCGGAGGACGTTCATCAGGCTGTGGCTGATAGTGTCAGGCGTGCCCGCAATTATTGTGATGATGTGGAGTGGAGCCCTGAGGATGCAACCCGAACGGATCATGATTTTCTTTGCAGGACCGTTGAAACGGCGATTAGTTGTGGCGCCCGAACCATAAACATACCCGATACGGTCGGGTATACCATGCCCGATGAGTTTACGGCCCTGGTTAGTATGTTGAGAAACAGGGTGCCTAATATTGATAAAGCTATACTATCGGTTCATTGCCACAATGATCTCGGGATGGCCGTTGCTAACTCACTTGCGGCAGTAAAAGCAGGGGCTCGCCAAATTGAGTGCACTATTAATGGCTTAGGTGAAAGGGCTGGTAATGCTGCCATGGAGGAAATTGTAATGGCATTAAGTACCAGGAATGATTTATTGCCATACAGTACGAATATTCAGACTGAAAATATTATGAAGGCGTCGCGGTTGGTGTCGGCGGTAACTGGATTTGTTGTTCAACCAAATAAGGCTGTCGTTGGAGCCAATGCTTTTGCTCACGAAGCGGGCATTCATCAGGATGGGATGCTGAAACACACAGGTACCTATGAAATTATGACGCCAGAGTCAGTTGGCCTTAGTAAATCCAGCTTAGTTATGGGGAAGCACTCTGGCAGGCATGCATTTAAGAAGAAGCTTGGTGAGCTTGGCTATGAGCTGGGTGATAATGCTCTGAATGATTCCTTTGCGCGCTTTAAGAATTTGGCTGATAAGAAAAAAGAGATTTTTGATGAAGATTTGATTGCCTTAGTCGATGATGCAGTGGCCCGACGTAACGAGAGAATCCGGGTCAATCGTCTACATCTGAGCTGCGGCACAGAAACTCGGCCAAAGGCCGAGTTAGAACTTGAGATTGATGGTGTGAGTGCATCTACAAATGCTGAAGGTGACGGTCCAGTGGACGCAGTCTTTAAGTGCATCGGGCAGCTCTTCCCGCATCAAGCTCAACTGCAATTGTTCCAAATTCAAGCTGTTACAGAGGGCACAGACGCCCAAGCTGAAGTAGTTGTGCGGTTGGAGGAAAATGGACGTTCCGTAAATGGTCATGGTGCGGACACCGATACGATGGTGGCAAGTGCTCGGGCCTATGTTAATGCATTGAATAAATTGCTTGTGAAGCGTGGTAAGTCGGCACCAGCTGCGCTTTCCGCCTAA
- a CDS encoding rod shape-determining protein (functions in MreBCD complex in some organisms) — translation MFSRLLGMMSVDMAIDLGTANTLVYVKNQGVVLNEPSVVAIIDNRGRKKVLAVGQEAKDMLGRTPGNIEAIXPLRDGVIADFEVAEEMIKHFISKVHNRRTFVSPQMVICVPSGSTAVERRAIQESAESAGARRVFLIEEPMAAAIGAGLPVTEATGSMIVDVGGGTTEVAVLSLGGIVFARSVRIGGDKMDQAVIAYIRRNHNLLVGESSAERIKQQIGSACPPEDGNGQEMEIKGRDLMNGVPKEILINERQVSDSLAEPVGAIIEAVKNALENTAPELAADIVEKGIMLTGGGAQLNNLDLVLRNATGLPVSIAEEPLTSVVLGTGRTLEEMRALRQVLQSAY, via the coding sequence ATGTTTTCACGTTTACTTGGAATGATGTCCGTTGATATGGCGATTGATTTGGGTACTGCCAATACACTGGTCTATGTAAAAAATCAGGGCGTGGTCTTAAATGAACCTTCTGTGGTGGCAATCATTGATAATAGGGGCAGGAAAAAGGTCTTGGCGGTTGGCCAGGAAGCCAAAGATATGTTGGGCCGGACCCCTGGAAACATTGAGGCTATANGGCCTCTTCGAGATGGTGTAATTGCAGATTTTGAAGTTGCCGAGGAAATGATTAAGCATTTTATAAGCAAGGTTCATAATCGGCGNACCTTTGTGAGTCCGCAGATGGTCATTTGTGTTCCCTCTGGCTCGACGGCAGTGGAAAGGCGGGCTATTCAAGAGTCTGCAGAAAGTGCTGGAGCTCGGCGCGTTTTCTTGATTGAGGAACCGATGGCTGCGGCCATTGGCGCCGGTTTGCCAGTTACTGAGGCTACGGGATCCATGATAGTTGATGTAGGTGGAGGTACAACTGAGGTGGCAGTGCTTTCCTTGGGAGGCATAGTGTTTGCCCGNTCTGTGCGGATCGGTGGAGATAAAATGGATCAAGCAGTCATCGCCTATATCCGCCGTAATCATAATTTGCTTGTGGGGGAGAGTTCTGCGGAACGGATAAAACAGCAAATCGGCAGTGCTTGTCCTCCGGAGGATGGCAATGGTCAAGAGATGGAAATAAAGGGACGGGATCTTATGAATGGGGTTCCCAAGGAAATATTGATCAATGAACGCCAGGTTTCTGATAGCTTAGCAGAGCCTGTAGGAGCAATTATTGAGGCTGTCAAAAATGCCTTAGAGAATACAGCGCCGGAATTGGCTGCCGATATAGTTGAAAAGGGTATCATGTTGACTGGAGGTGGGGCCCAGTTGAATAATTTGGATTTAGTCCTTCGGAATGCCACTGGATTACCAGTTTCAATAGCAGAGGAGCCACTAACAAGCGTGGTGCTTGGGACGGGACGTACTCTGGAGGAGATGCGGGCTTTGAGACAGGTGTTGCAGTCTGCCTATTGA
- a CDS encoding tRNA (adenosine(37)-N6)-dimethylallyltransferase MiaA — protein MVKKYKGYPVVCAKAIIIAGPTASGKSELALYIAANIGGKIINADSMQVYKEFRVLTARPTQADEAQAPHGLYGSVPVATPFSVGKWLAEAHKQVEMAVHSGQIPIFVGGTGLYIKALLDGLVAIPPVGEQMRNKATELYSCLGAEKFRSELAKRDPQSATTIKIGDKQRMIRAWEVVVGTGTPISXWHQKKRTGRLAGPSFVIKIIPDRAWLYTACERRFDQMLGAGVLDEIAAVQALQLPATLPAMNAIGFCALSRYLAGRSSLAVCKSMVGQATRNFAKRQYTWFGHQLSAHREYTDVNSAKMDLNGPVEEFLLTA, from the coding sequence ATTGTAAAGAAATACAAAGGTTATCCGGTGGTCTGTGCAAAAGCAATTATCATAGCGGGGCCTACTGCTAGCGGAAAGTCTGAGTTGGCCTTATATATAGCTGCAAATATCGGTGGGAAAATAATCAACGCCGATAGTATGCAGGTGTACAAAGAATTCCGAGTTTTAACTGCAAGGCCTACTCAAGCTGACGAAGCGCAGGCTCCCCACGGCCTCTATGGAAGTGTGCCAGTTGCGACTCCATTTTCTGTTGGGAAGTGGCTTGCCGAAGCTCACAAACAAGTTGAGATGGCTGTGCACAGTGGCCAAATACCCATTTTCGTTGGAGGTACTGGCTTGTATATCAAAGCATTGTTGGACGGTTTGGTTGCGATCCCCCCGGTTGGAGAGCAGATGCGTAACAAGGCGACTGAATTATATTCTTGCCTAGGAGCTGAAAAATTTCGGAGTGAGTTGGCAAAGAGGGACCCACAAAGTGCAACGACAATAAAAATTGGTGACAAACAAAGGATGATCCGAGCGTGGGAAGTTGTGGTCGGAACGGGTACTCCAATTTCTCANTGGCACCAGAAGAAGAGGACGGGACGCCTCGCAGGTCCCTCGTTCGTTATCAAAATCATTCCGGATCGTGCCTGGCTTTACACGGCGTGTGAACGACGGTTTGACCAGATGTTGGGGGCCGGTGTATTGGATGAGATCGCTGCTGTCCAAGCCTTACAGCTGCCTGCAACGCTGCCCGCTATGAATGCCATTGGATTTTGCGCACTTTCTAGGTATTTAGCAGGGCGCTCGTCACTTGCGGTATGTAAATCGATGGTAGGTCAGGCTACCCGAAATTTTGCTAAGCGACAGTATACTTGGTTTGGGCATCAACTGTCGGCGCATAGGGAATATACGGACGTAAATAGCGCGAAAATGGATCTCAATGGCCCGGTTGAGGAGTTTTTATTGACTGCATAA
- a CDS encoding ketol-acid reductoisomerase: MRVYYDRDADINLIKSKXVVIIGYGSQGHAHASNLRDSGAKNVKIALREGSASMAKAESAGFEVLTVTEAAKWADVMMMATPDELQASIYKEHLHPHMKDGAALVFAHGLSIHFGLIDPRKDLDIFMVAPKGPGHTVRSEFERGGGVPCLLAVHKNISGNASEIGLSYASAIGGGRAGIIETSFKEECETDLFGEQVVLCGGLTALITAGFETLVEAGYAPEMAYFECLHEVKLIVDLIYEGGIANMRYSISNTAEYGDHTRGPRVVDGAVKEKMKGILEDIQTGKFAREWVLECGADQPSFKAMRRRAAEHPIEEVGERLRAMMPWITEGALVDKSKN; the protein is encoded by the coding sequence ATGCGCGTTTATTATGATCGCGATGCAGATATAAATTTGATCAAGTCGAAGAANGTTGTCATTATTGGGTACGGGAGCCAGGGACATGCACACGCCTCAAATTTGAGAGATAGTGGTGCAAAAAATGTGAAGATTGCTCTTCGAGAGGGATCGGCCAGCATGGCTAAGGCCGAATCCGCGGGTTTTGAAGTTCTGACAGTAACGGAGGCCGCTAAATGGGCAGATGTTATGATGATGGCCACCCCGGACGAGTTGCAGGCTTCGATTTATAAAGAACATCTTCATCCACACATGAAGGATGGAGCGGCATTAGTTTTTGCCCATGGCCTCAGCATTCATTTTGGTTTAATTGACCCCCGGAAGGACCTTGATATCTTTATGGTTGCCCCGAAGGGCCCGGGACACACTGTGCGTAGTGAATTTGAACGTGGTGGCGGTGTACCCTGTCTTTTAGCGGTCCACAAAAACATTTCAGGTAACGCAAGTGAAATAGGTTTATCGTACGCATCGGCTATAGGCGGTGGTCGGGCGGGTATCATCGAAACCAGTTTCAAGGAGGAATGTGAAACAGACCTTTTTGGTGAGCAGGTAGTTTTGTGTGGCGGCTTGACAGCCTTAATTACGGCTGGTTTTGAAACTTTGGTTGAGGCTGGGTACGCNCCGGAAATGGCTTATTTTGAATGTTTGCATGAGGTTAAGCTGATTGTCGACCTTATCTATGAGGGTGGCATTGCTAATATGCGATACTCTATTTCCAATACGGCTGAATATGGTGACCATACTAGAGGTCCACGGGTTGTAGATGGCGCAGTTAAGGAAAAAATGAAGGGCATATTAGAAGACATTCAAACTGGAAAATTTGCTAGGGAGTGGGTTTTAGAGTGTGGTGCGGATCAACCGAGTTTTAAGGCAATGAGACGTCGCGCCGCAGAGCATCCTATTGAGGAGGTGGGGGAGCGTTTGCGGGCTATGATGCCNTGGATCACTGAGGGGGCGTTGGTCGATAAATCCAAAAATTAG